Proteins encoded in a region of the Pseudomonas denitrificans (nom. rej.) genome:
- a CDS encoding uracil-xanthine permease family protein, which yields MADEFNEPLWRQIISGAQMLFVAFGALVLMPLITGLDPNVALFTAGFGTLMFQIVTGRQVPVFLASSFAFITPIILAKGQFGLAATMGGVVAAGFVYTFLGLAVKVKGTGFIDRLLPPVVIGPVIISIGLAMAPIAANMAMGKAGDGTELIPYKTAMFISMPALLTTLIVAVFGKGMLRLVPIIAGVLVGYGLSFAFGVVDVAKIVAAPWLELPKFTAPEFNWQAILFIVPVALAPAIEHIGGVIAVGGVTGKNYLKTPGLHRTLLGDGIATSAAGLFGGPPNTTYAEVTGAVMLTKNYNPKIMTWAAVFAISLAFVGKFGAILQSIPVPVMGGILCLLFGTIASVGMNTLIRHKVDLSQARNLCIVSVTLVFGIGGVLIGTGTGPDDFGLKGIALCAIVAILLNLILPGEEGWENKALEQGAGDSSADKPAE from the coding sequence ATGGCCGATGAATTCAACGAACCGCTGTGGCGCCAGATCATCTCTGGCGCACAGATGCTCTTCGTGGCCTTCGGCGCGCTGGTGCTGATGCCGCTGATCACCGGCCTGGACCCGAACGTCGCGCTGTTCACTGCCGGCTTCGGCACCCTGATGTTCCAGATCGTCACCGGCCGCCAGGTGCCGGTGTTCCTGGCCTCGAGCTTCGCCTTCATCACCCCGATCATCCTCGCCAAGGGCCAGTTCGGCCTGGCGGCGACCATGGGCGGCGTGGTGGCGGCGGGCTTCGTCTACACCTTCCTGGGCCTGGCGGTGAAGGTCAAGGGCACTGGCTTCATCGACCGCCTGCTGCCGCCGGTGGTCATCGGCCCGGTGATCATCTCCATCGGCCTGGCCATGGCTCCCATCGCCGCCAACATGGCGATGGGCAAGGCCGGAGACGGCACCGAGCTGATCCCCTACAAGACCGCCATGTTCATCTCCATGCCGGCGCTGCTGACCACCCTGATCGTCGCCGTGTTCGGCAAGGGCATGCTGCGCCTGGTACCGATCATCGCCGGCGTGCTGGTGGGCTATGGCCTGTCCTTCGCCTTCGGCGTGGTCGACGTGGCGAAGATCGTCGCTGCGCCCTGGCTGGAGCTGCCGAAGTTCACTGCGCCGGAATTCAACTGGCAGGCCATCCTGTTCATCGTTCCGGTGGCGCTGGCCCCGGCCATCGAGCACATCGGCGGCGTCATCGCGGTGGGCGGCGTGACCGGCAAGAACTACCTGAAGACCCCGGGCCTGCACCGCACCCTGCTGGGCGACGGCATCGCCACCTCCGCTGCCGGCCTGTTCGGCGGCCCGCCGAACACCACCTATGCCGAAGTCACCGGCGCGGTGATGCTGACCAAGAACTACAACCCGAAGATCATGACCTGGGCGGCGGTGTTCGCCATCAGCCTGGCCTTCGTCGGCAAGTTCGGCGCCATCCTGCAGAGCATCCCGGTCCCGGTGATGGGCGGCATCCTCTGCCTGCTGTTCGGCACCATCGCCTCGGTGGGCATGAACACCCTGATCCGCCACAAGGTGGACCTGTCCCAGGCGCGCAACCTGTGCATCGTCTCGGTCACCCTGGTGTTCGGCATCGGCGGCGTGCTGATCGGCACCGGCACCGGCCCGGACGACTTCGGCCTGAAGGGCATCGCCCTGTGCGCGATCGTCGCCATTTTGCTCAACCTGATCCTGCCCGGCGAAGAAGGCTGGGAGAACAAGGCGCTGGAACAAGGCGCCGGCGACTCCTCCGCTGACAAGCCCGCCGAGTGA